In Pseudovibrio brasiliensis, the following are encoded in one genomic region:
- a CDS encoding tetratricopeptide repeat protein, with amino-acid sequence MRILVSLLCLLAIARGLPAYAVSWQASGSEKELLLTKGVGGLTLLHNRAGKIHRSTRAEMSKSALINSLSAEALAGNAQAVFGLAVAHEMGHGVPRDLPVAMELYERAGEMGLAAAYNNLGEIYRQGKHGEADPVKARELYQLAADWGDAWAQNNLGLLYLHGIGVARDPKLAFYWVKGAAMAGLMQGIENLAGLYRDGVGVERDAMRSRTLYKKAIALGSIDAHVPLGELLENGDGGKADLMGAIRHYRVAADAGHLLGNHYLGTLYEDGVGVQRDLELAFYHYERAAKRGLARSQFALGRFYLLGQGTKPNLKKAIGLYKAAAKQGNAQALNDLGVLYENGRGVPQSYELALEFYTASSARFPFALTNAGLLYLNGRGVPQDIERAKDLFREASERGEPVGDVLLGKVYLQGFDEEPNPSEAARMFLLAASKGVPEAFYLLGYCHESGRCMDRNLVKARDFYKMAAEQGYRDAERALNQLEWRLRTQPHN; translated from the coding sequence ATGCGCATTCTGGTTTCACTCCTATGCTTGCTTGCGATTGCCAGAGGGCTGCCTGCTTATGCTGTGAGCTGGCAGGCGAGCGGGAGTGAAAAGGAACTGCTGCTGACCAAGGGCGTTGGTGGTTTGACGCTGCTACATAACAGGGCAGGGAAAATCCATCGTTCCACACGGGCAGAAATGTCCAAGAGCGCGCTCATCAACTCACTGAGTGCAGAAGCACTTGCGGGGAATGCGCAGGCTGTCTTTGGACTGGCTGTGGCACATGAGATGGGCCATGGGGTACCGCGTGATTTGCCGGTTGCCATGGAGCTTTATGAGCGAGCAGGCGAAATGGGGCTTGCTGCGGCTTACAACAATCTGGGTGAAATCTACCGGCAGGGGAAGCATGGTGAAGCTGACCCCGTGAAAGCGCGGGAGTTGTACCAGCTTGCTGCGGATTGGGGAGATGCCTGGGCACAGAACAATCTGGGGCTTTTGTATCTGCATGGCATTGGCGTTGCCCGTGACCCGAAGCTGGCCTTTTATTGGGTGAAGGGCGCTGCCATGGCGGGGTTGATGCAGGGTATTGAGAACCTTGCTGGCCTTTATCGGGATGGTGTTGGCGTTGAGCGGGATGCGATGCGCTCTCGTACGCTTTATAAAAAGGCGATTGCACTGGGTTCCATTGATGCGCATGTGCCACTGGGTGAGCTGCTTGAAAATGGAGATGGCGGGAAGGCTGATCTGATGGGGGCCATTCGCCATTACCGTGTTGCGGCGGATGCAGGGCACCTACTGGGGAACCATTATCTTGGCACGCTTTATGAAGATGGTGTCGGTGTTCAGCGGGATCTGGAGCTGGCGTTTTATCATTATGAGCGGGCGGCGAAGCGTGGTTTGGCCCGCTCTCAATTTGCTCTGGGGCGGTTCTATCTGCTTGGGCAGGGAACGAAGCCAAACCTGAAGAAAGCCATTGGTCTTTACAAAGCGGCTGCCAAGCAGGGCAATGCGCAGGCTTTGAATGATCTTGGAGTGCTCTATGAAAATGGCCGTGGGGTGCCGCAATCCTACGAGTTGGCACTGGAGTTTTACACGGCGTCGTCGGCCCGGTTTCCGTTTGCGCTGACCAATGCGGGTCTGCTCTATCTCAATGGGCGCGGTGTGCCGCAGGATATTGAGCGGGCCAAGGATCTGTTCCGGGAGGCATCTGAGCGTGGGGAGCCTGTGGGGGATGTGCTGCTGGGCAAAGTCTATTTGCAGGGCTTTGATGAAGAGCCAAACCCGAGTGAAGCGGCGCGGATGTTTTTGCTTGCAGCTTCCAAAGGGGTGCCGGAAGCCTTTTATCTGCTGGGTTATTGCCATGAGAGCGGGCGGTGCATGGACCGCAATCTGGTGAAAGCTCGTGATTTTTATAAGATGGCGGCAGAGCAGGGCTACCGGGATGCGGAGCGGGCGCTCAACCAGCTTGAATGGCGATTGCGAACCCAGCCACACAATTAA